One window from the genome of Natrialba magadii ATCC 43099 encodes:
- a CDS encoding HalOD1 output domain-containing protein: MTEYRPRKSHGCEFSRRVRYTRTASEPPSIAVATALAQYRDEDVTAASTRLYDYVDPEALDALFENTNMGRERTVEEVTFHVGDAAVTVLPDEVVVAPN, from the coding sequence ATGACAGAATACAGGCCACGCAAGTCCCACGGATGCGAGTTCAGTCGGCGCGTCCGGTACACTCGCACAGCATCGGAACCGCCGAGTATCGCCGTCGCAACGGCATTAGCGCAGTACCGGGACGAGGACGTGACGGCGGCGAGCACCCGGCTGTACGACTACGTCGACCCGGAAGCCCTCGATGCCCTCTTCGAAAACACGAACATGGGTCGTGAACGTACAGTCGAGGAAGTGACGTTCCACGTCGGTGACGCCGCCGTTACGGTGCTCCCTGACGAGGTTGTTGTGGCGCCGAACTGA
- a CDS encoding AAA family ATPase translates to MLGMTQSVPDAATTATTVVDEILSAVVADRAVLEDIVAGVLARGHVLLEDVPGTGKTLTARSFATALGLEFSRIQFTPDLMPADVTGSYVFEEETADFHFTPGPVFANVVLADEINRAPPKTQSALLEAMEEGQVTVDGETHELPDPFIVIATQNPVEQEGTFELPEAQRDRFMIKTSLGYPDADGTRELIDRRADRDRPDPTVGPVVDREAVRSLQQVPETVTVEGPLRDYIGDLCRATRTDGRVDVGVSPRGVQRLFEVSRARAVLAGREYVVPDDVKRIAAPALAHRLVLDPEASIQGLSRRAVIDSVLDTVDVPAMDAETGAEPETPSAQQ, encoded by the coding sequence ATGCTCGGTATGACGCAGTCAGTCCCCGACGCCGCGACGACGGCTACCACCGTCGTCGACGAAATCCTCTCCGCCGTCGTCGCCGACCGCGCCGTCCTCGAGGACATCGTCGCTGGCGTCCTCGCCCGTGGCCACGTGCTCTTAGAGGACGTCCCTGGCACCGGAAAGACGCTTACCGCCCGTTCGTTCGCTACCGCACTCGGACTCGAGTTCTCCCGGATTCAGTTCACGCCTGATCTCATGCCCGCAGACGTTACCGGCTCCTACGTCTTCGAGGAGGAGACTGCCGACTTCCACTTCACGCCGGGACCGGTGTTCGCGAACGTGGTCCTCGCCGACGAAATCAATCGTGCGCCGCCGAAGACGCAGTCGGCGCTGCTCGAGGCGATGGAGGAGGGACAGGTGACGGTCGACGGCGAGACGCACGAGTTGCCGGACCCGTTCATCGTCATTGCGACCCAAAACCCGGTCGAGCAGGAGGGGACCTTCGAACTGCCGGAGGCCCAGCGCGACCGGTTCATGATCAAGACCTCGCTTGGCTACCCCGACGCCGACGGGACGCGGGAACTGATTGATCGCCGTGCCGACCGCGACCGACCGGATCCAACCGTCGGGCCAGTCGTCGACCGCGAGGCAGTCCGTTCGCTCCAGCAGGTTCCCGAAACCGTCACCGTCGAGGGGCCACTCCGGGACTACATCGGTGACCTCTGTCGCGCGACACGAACTGACGGCCGCGTCGACGTTGGTGTCTCGCCGCGTGGCGTCCAGCGACTCTTCGAAGTGAGTCGTGCCCGCGCCGTACTCGCCGGCCGCGAGTACGTCGTCCCCGACGACGTCAAGCGCATCGCCGCTCCCGCCCTGGCTCACCGCCTCGTGCTCGATCCGGAGGCGAGCATTCAGGGGTTGAGCCGTCGCGCGGTTATCGACAGCGTCCTCGATACTGTCGACGTGCCGGCGATGGATGCGGAGACAGGGGCAGAACCAGAAACGCCCTCAGCGCAACAGTAA
- a CDS encoding nucleoside phosphorylase, with translation MATQPHLLVDEGDLTDIALLPGDPGRVDRIASHCDEAETVAQNREYKVVNATYEGRELTICSTGIGCPSAAIAIEELANVGVETFVRVGTTGALQSGIEIGDMVVASGAAKNEGTSKRYEDVEYPAVPSYDVLSSLVDAAEANDEAIHVGPIASDDAYYAETDEAVDDWEAAGLLCVEMEAAAIFTLARRKGLRAGAICTVDGNLVEGTQKGTDTEDDELPEKAKNNVARAIDIALESATEL, from the coding sequence ATGGCAACGCAACCGCATCTGCTGGTCGACGAGGGAGACCTGACCGATATCGCACTGCTTCCGGGCGATCCGGGACGTGTCGATCGCATCGCATCCCACTGTGACGAGGCCGAAACCGTCGCACAGAACCGCGAGTACAAGGTCGTCAACGCCACCTACGAGGGCCGAGAGCTGACGATCTGCTCGACCGGGATCGGCTGCCCGTCAGCGGCAATCGCCATCGAAGAACTCGCGAACGTCGGTGTCGAGACGTTCGTCCGGGTCGGCACGACCGGTGCGCTCCAGTCCGGTATCGAAATCGGCGACATGGTCGTCGCCAGCGGTGCGGCGAAGAACGAAGGGACGTCCAAGCGCTACGAGGACGTCGAGTACCCCGCCGTCCCATCGTACGACGTGCTCTCCTCGCTCGTCGACGCCGCAGAAGCCAACGATGAGGCTATCCACGTCGGTCCGATCGCCTCCGACGACGCCTACTACGCCGAAACCGACGAGGCAGTCGACGACTGGGAGGCCGCCGGCCTGCTCTGCGTCGAGATGGAAGCCGCCGCGATCTTCACGCTCGCCCGCCGTAAGGGCCTGCGTGCTGGCGCAATCTGCACCGTCGACGGCAACCTCGTCGAAGGGACCCAGAAGGGAACCGATACCGAAGACGACGAACTGCCGGAGAAAGCGAAGAACAACGTCGCCCGTGCGATCGACATTGCACTCGAGTCGGCGACTGAGCTCTAG
- a CDS encoding DUF5518 domain-containing protein: MRTAPHQRVLERLTDEQLRVATLVGLLTIPFLVGLSWQTVGDPTTAVGGSISGAPILLSGFIVGYYYSDRPTPTRRASVRTGLVSSIGVLIVYLGTTYTAVLTEPVEIAIVASVLTPIAGILGVGITVVLTAVAAVPGEWFANGGATGQKAEQSGADVTAAAMTGSDHAGQTGHTAHTGHTDHTAHRSRWWLFVAAYGVIVPPALVYALVVNPEAGPGVAVAVLSMFAMVFGSVGTMLALAKDIGTLGTARTARWANWRLHVLGAVGPAALVYAAASYQGVSYPPGYAIYTFIGSVWLVAVAYLVYRHRHTGTRPKSGSPTG, encoded by the coding sequence ATGCGTACCGCCCCCCACCAGCGCGTACTCGAGCGGCTCACAGACGAGCAGTTGCGAGTGGCGACGCTCGTTGGGCTGCTCACGATTCCGTTTCTTGTCGGTCTCTCCTGGCAAACGGTGGGCGATCCGACCACAGCCGTCGGCGGGTCGATTTCGGGAGCGCCGATCCTCCTGTCTGGATTCATCGTCGGCTATTACTACAGTGACCGACCGACCCCAACTCGTCGGGCGAGCGTTCGAACCGGACTCGTGAGTTCGATCGGGGTACTGATCGTTTACCTCGGGACGACGTACACGGCAGTGCTCACGGAGCCAGTCGAGATTGCTATCGTCGCATCGGTACTGACGCCGATTGCAGGAATTCTTGGTGTCGGGATTACGGTCGTGCTGACGGCAGTTGCGGCGGTCCCTGGCGAGTGGTTCGCGAACGGGGGTGCAACGGGTCAGAAGGCAGAGCAGTCGGGTGCTGACGTGACAGCAGCGGCGATGACAGGCTCCGACCACGCCGGCCAAACCGGCCACACCGCCCACACCGGCCACACCGACCACACCGCCCACCGGTCGCGCTGGTGGCTGTTCGTCGCCGCCTACGGCGTGATCGTGCCACCAGCCCTCGTCTACGCACTCGTCGTGAACCCCGAAGCCGGACCAGGGGTTGCCGTCGCCGTGCTCTCGATGTTCGCCATGGTGTTTGGCTCGGTGGGAACGATGCTCGCACTCGCGAAAGATATCGGAACGCTCGGAACGGCAAGAACCGCCAGATGGGCCAACTGGCGGCTGCACGTCCTTGGTGCGGTCGGGCCAGCCGCACTCGTGTACGCCGCTGCAAGTTACCAGGGTGTCTCGTACCCGCCCGGCTACGCCATCTACACGTTCATCGGGTCGGTCTGGCTCGTTGCCGTCGCCTATCTGGTCTACCGGCACCGGCACACCGGGACGAGACCGAAATCGGGCTCTCCGACTGGATAA
- a CDS encoding AI-2E family transporter — translation MNISKGYLLTLVLIFAYLSWQLVVPFLQYVLLAVLLAFLLFPLQQRLESYVSPMLAALSLVLLAIIGFIIPFLLIVAVVADDAANLLESLDAETLQVSELESTIEDQTGMEVDLIETAADSAQEVGTFVLEQATAWFSALTHALIGFGLALFLLYYLLKNGDNLLEWIREVTPLPMDVQDDLYGELSDVMWAVLVGHVLIAIIEGVIAGLALFAVGIPNAAFWTFIMVILSLVPLIGAPLVWIPASIYLVVIGEPLLAAGLAVYSAIVVGVSDDYLRPVVVDRYAEISPAVIILGVLGGIYAFGIMGLFFGPVVVGALITVIEVLDEEYDRLAEEYGML, via the coding sequence GTGAACATCAGCAAGGGCTATCTCCTGACGCTCGTGCTCATCTTCGCGTATCTTTCCTGGCAGCTCGTCGTCCCGTTCCTGCAGTACGTCCTGCTTGCCGTTCTCCTCGCATTCCTCCTGTTTCCGCTGCAGCAACGGCTCGAATCGTACGTCTCACCCATGCTCGCTGCGCTGTCACTCGTCCTCCTTGCAATCATCGGCTTCATCATCCCATTTCTTCTCATCGTCGCTGTCGTCGCAGACGACGCGGCAAACCTTCTGGAGTCACTCGACGCGGAGACACTGCAAGTGAGCGAACTCGAGTCCACCATCGAAGATCAGACCGGGATGGAGGTGGACCTGATAGAGACGGCTGCTGATTCCGCACAGGAGGTCGGCACCTTCGTCCTCGAGCAGGCGACCGCCTGGTTCAGCGCGCTCACACACGCTCTGATCGGGTTCGGGCTGGCCCTGTTCTTGCTCTACTATCTCCTCAAGAACGGCGACAACCTACTCGAGTGGATTCGCGAGGTCACTCCGTTGCCGATGGACGTGCAGGACGACCTCTATGGCGAACTGAGCGACGTTATGTGGGCGGTCCTCGTCGGCCACGTCCTGATCGCCATCATCGAGGGAGTGATTGCGGGACTCGCGTTGTTCGCCGTTGGGATTCCAAACGCCGCGTTCTGGACGTTTATCATGGTGATTCTCTCGCTGGTGCCGCTAATCGGCGCGCCGCTCGTGTGGATTCCTGCCTCGATCTACCTCGTCGTGATCGGCGAGCCGCTGCTCGCAGCCGGGTTAGCGGTCTACAGCGCGATCGTCGTCGGTGTTTCAGACGACTATCTCCGACCGGTCGTCGTCGATCGCTACGCCGAGATTAGCCCCGCGGTCATCATTCTCGGCGTCCTCGGGGGGATCTACGCCTTCGGAATTATGGGACTGTTTTTCGGGCCGGTCGTCGTTGGCGCGCTGATCACCGTCATCGAAGTCCTCGACGAAGAGTACGACCGGCTGGCGGAAGAGTACGGCATGCTGTGA
- a CDS encoding DUF63 family protein: MVLPEGFVLPAWYLLVPLLAVLGGVVALLWTLGPPVTDRTVLAFAPWMLFGSTLHVLHRTEAYPDSIEVLFAAPSVYLVTATVAGLVWVLSIFLYSGGLQQTIERPLGTVGTGFFAVFTMFLLFESVELGTFEPFWPVIAVVISGVVTALAWLILGLWFTDVAAVTGATGVLVVFGHVLDGVSTAIGYDILGAGEEVPLSELILDAGHALPTADYIGGGWLFVVVKLALAMVILGLFREYVEEAPRQARLLLAFIAAVGLGPGAHNVLLFAVA, translated from the coding sequence ATGGTATTGCCTGAGGGTTTCGTCCTCCCGGCGTGGTACCTTCTCGTGCCACTTCTCGCTGTGCTCGGGGGTGTCGTTGCGCTGCTGTGGACGTTGGGGCCGCCAGTCACCGACCGAACGGTGCTCGCATTTGCGCCGTGGATGTTGTTCGGATCGACGTTACACGTCCTCCATCGGACGGAGGCGTATCCGGATTCGATCGAAGTACTGTTCGCTGCGCCGAGTGTCTACCTGGTGACAGCGACGGTTGCAGGGCTCGTCTGGGTGCTGTCGATCTTCCTCTACAGCGGCGGCCTGCAGCAGACGATCGAGCGGCCGCTCGGGACGGTCGGCACCGGCTTCTTCGCCGTCTTCACGATGTTTCTGCTGTTCGAAAGCGTCGAACTTGGCACGTTCGAGCCGTTCTGGCCAGTTATCGCCGTCGTCATCTCCGGCGTCGTCACCGCACTCGCCTGGCTCATCCTCGGCCTCTGGTTCACCGACGTCGCCGCGGTCACGGGAGCGACGGGCGTGCTCGTCGTCTTCGGCCACGTCCTCGATGGCGTCTCGACCGCGATCGGCTACGACATTCTCGGCGCTGGCGAGGAAGTCCCGCTTTCCGAACTCATCCTCGACGCCGGGCACGCGCTGCCGACGGCCGACTACATCGGTGGCGGCTGGCTGTTCGTCGTCGTCAAACTCGCGCTCGCGATGGTCATTCTCGGTCTCTTTCGCGAGTACGTCGAGGAAGCGCCGCGACAGGCCCGACTCCTGCTTGCGTTCATCGCCGCCGTCGGCCTCGGCCCGGGCGCACACAACGTGCTCCTGTTCGCAGTTGCCTAG
- a CDS encoding DUF58 domain-containing protein translates to MKRGRGHRDGSGREQHGDYGNHGAHEKHERRHRVDRGEWALFASLALAGVGLLMGSQVLVAAATVPLCYVAAAVFRTRQEPSVRIRREFQTDGGVGRSGGSECADGDKNGDTTTVTTATTTTTATTTASPTTTAATAATGSTAATAATAATDSTAATDSTATTDTTVTGNPGETVTVHTTVENTGHTALVDLRLVDGVPDALPVVSGTPRHATTLEPGGTTTLEYDVELRRGDHEFGTAALRARDLTGTVTETRTEPVGGATRLRCWPSVEDVPLTSGSDEYAGEVPTDESGSGLEFHSVREYAAGDPARSIDWRRYGRTRELATVEYRAERSTRIVCVVDARTSQRRASVATELAGVELSASAAERASESLLDAGYPTGVATLYVRTVAALSPGTDSSTRKRLTEQLQRVRDRDANESADLQRLVGSPVKTLPRLLPDEAQVFLFSSFVDDEPLALVKRLRQLGYQVRVVSPDVLGDTAGESASSEPRQRDATQTRHDTGARLEALDREARLAQARAAGARVVDWDLARPIGLVLQEALGGEQHR, encoded by the coding sequence ATGAAACGCGGACGTGGGCATAGAGACGGATCGGGACGCGAACAGCACGGAGACTACGGAAACCACGGAGCACACGAAAAACACGAACGTCGCCATCGAGTCGACCGGGGCGAGTGGGCGCTGTTCGCCTCGCTCGCACTCGCAGGCGTTGGGTTGCTCATGGGGAGTCAGGTGCTCGTCGCGGCGGCGACGGTGCCGCTGTGCTACGTTGCGGCGGCGGTGTTTCGCACGCGGCAGGAGCCGTCCGTTCGGATTCGACGGGAGTTCCAGACGGACGGCGGTGTCGGTCGCTCAGGCGGGAGCGAGTGTGCAGATGGAGATAAGAATGGGGATACTACTACCGTCACTACCGCTACCACTACCACTACCGCTACCACTACCGCCTCTCCCACCACTACAGCCGCCACAGCTGCCACGGGTTCCACAGCCGCCACAGCCGCCACAGCCGCCACAGATTCCACAGCCGCCACGGATTCCACAGCCACCACAGACACCACCGTCACCGGCAACCCCGGGGAAACCGTCACCGTCCACACCACCGTCGAAAACACCGGTCACACAGCACTCGTCGACCTTCGACTCGTCGACGGCGTCCCCGACGCCCTCCCGGTCGTCTCTGGAACCCCGCGCCACGCAACCACACTCGAGCCCGGTGGCACGACAACACTCGAGTACGACGTCGAACTGCGCCGGGGCGACCACGAGTTCGGGACGGCAGCGCTGCGGGCGCGTGATCTGACGGGAACGGTCACGGAAACGCGGACGGAGCCGGTCGGCGGGGCCACGCGCCTGCGCTGCTGGCCGTCCGTCGAGGACGTCCCGCTGACGAGCGGCAGCGACGAGTACGCAGGCGAGGTGCCGACAGACGAGAGCGGCAGTGGCCTCGAGTTCCACTCGGTGCGAGAGTACGCCGCGGGCGACCCGGCGCGGTCGATCGACTGGCGTCGGTACGGTCGAACGCGAGAGTTAGCGACGGTCGAGTACCGGGCGGAGCGCTCGACGCGTATCGTCTGCGTCGTCGACGCGCGGACGAGTCAGCGGCGGGCGTCAGTAGCTACCGAACTGGCTGGCGTCGAACTGTCTGCGAGTGCGGCCGAGCGGGCCAGTGAGTCGCTGCTCGATGCGGGGTATCCGACCGGCGTTGCGACGCTGTACGTTCGCACGGTCGCCGCGCTTTCGCCGGGGACCGACTCGAGTACCCGGAAGCGACTGACCGAACAGCTACAGCGTGTTCGTGATCGCGACGCGAACGAGTCCGCCGACCTGCAGCGCCTGGTCGGGTCGCCGGTCAAGACTCTTCCGCGGCTGTTGCCCGACGAGGCGCAGGTGTTCCTGTTCTCCTCGTTCGTCGACGACGAGCCACTGGCGCTGGTCAAACGGCTGCGACAACTCGGCTATCAGGTTCGGGTCGTGAGCCCTGACGTGCTCGGCGACACTGCGGGTGAATCCGCCAGCTCGGAACCGAGACAACGCGATGCAACCCAGACGAGACACGACACTGGTGCGCGACTCGAGGCGCTCGACCGCGAAGCCAGACTCGCCCAGGCACGGGCGGCGGGGGCTCGAGTCGTCGACTGGGACCTTGCGCGACCGATCGGACTCGTGCTGCAAGAGGCACTCGGAGGGGAACAGCACCGATGA
- a CDS encoding carbohydrate kinase family protein: MVRVLTAGHVNWDVTLRVDRLPEADCESAIRSQHRSGGGSAANVAAALANLSLDTGLIGSVGDDDNGLLASRELESAGVSLDGLRVVEGADTAVKYLLVDDEGEVAVLGNDGVNEAVTPADLDRDRIRSADHVHLTSQRPETAGAIAQTANEAGVGVSFDPGRRLCDRDYTDALAVADIVFANDQEIASLLEDEYVGSAFDDRIVVVKYGGDGAEVHTPGGSYVHPGFDVDTVDTAGAGDAFAAGFIATLLEQHEGESLASDAASVSSASSVPSVPSIPSVSGVDIEQALEFANACGALTASEKGARSAPTLSRVTAFLKTRF, encoded by the coding sequence ATGGTCAGGGTGCTCACTGCCGGTCACGTCAACTGGGACGTGACCCTCCGTGTCGATCGGCTCCCCGAAGCTGACTGTGAGTCTGCAATCCGCTCACAGCACCGTTCCGGCGGCGGCAGCGCTGCGAACGTCGCCGCCGCACTCGCGAATCTCTCCCTCGATACCGGTCTCATCGGCAGCGTCGGCGACGACGACAATGGCCTGCTCGCCAGCCGGGAACTCGAGTCCGCCGGCGTCTCGCTCGACGGGCTCCGGGTCGTCGAGGGTGCAGACACCGCGGTTAAATATCTGCTCGTCGACGACGAGGGCGAGGTCGCCGTCCTCGGGAACGACGGCGTCAACGAGGCCGTTACACCCGCGGATCTCGACCGTGATCGAATTCGCAGCGCGGATCACGTCCACCTCACGAGTCAGCGACCTGAGACCGCCGGTGCGATCGCACAGACGGCGAACGAAGCCGGCGTCGGTGTCAGTTTCGATCCGGGACGGCGACTCTGCGACCGCGACTACACCGACGCACTCGCCGTGGCCGACATCGTCTTCGCGAACGACCAGGAAATCGCCAGCCTTCTCGAGGACGAGTACGTCGGCTCGGCGTTCGACGACCGGATCGTCGTCGTGAAGTACGGCGGCGATGGTGCCGAAGTGCACACGCCCGGTGGCTCCTACGTCCATCCCGGGTTCGATGTCGACACCGTCGACACGGCTGGCGCTGGTGACGCCTTTGCCGCGGGGTTCATTGCGACGCTCCTCGAGCAACACGAGGGCGAGTCGCTCGCTTCTGACGCTGCGTCGGTGTCGTCGGCGTCATCGGTGCCGTCGGTGCCGTCGATACCCTCGGTCTCAGGCGTCGATATCGAACAGGCACTCGAGTTCGCAAACGCCTGTGGTGCGCTGACGGCGAGTGAAAAAGGCGCACGAAGTGCACCGACGCTGTCACGAGTGACCGCCTTTCTCAAAACGAGATTCTAA
- a CDS encoding amphi-Trp domain-containing protein, whose amino-acid sequence MDTDETRDHDSNTDTDTDTDADVDPVSAEIDIEREQTADRDALVDLFHDLAVAIDHGRPIHLLDDDQTVSVTIPSRVDLELEVEREYDEYESAADADDDGDDGDDDEDTATDTDDLRVATAEFEIELEWEEPADEVSVRIEERVAGEDEVAGSGGGDSEGGEGGEGGEDSEALGETGSGEREGEESEHGQGREQESEQDAESEPEPVVLSPGGTTSSSDNDGEADDTVDPSPATDTGRTSRFEVYQDRADEWRWRLVHWNGNIIADSGEGYTSRANAERAVRGVRRAVPTATLVETDG is encoded by the coding sequence ATGGACACCGACGAGACACGCGATCATGACTCCAACACCGACACCGACACCGACACCGACGCCGACGTCGACCCCGTATCGGCCGAGATCGACATCGAACGCGAACAGACCGCAGACCGTGATGCGCTCGTCGACCTGTTTCACGACCTCGCCGTCGCAATCGACCACGGACGCCCGATTCACCTCCTCGACGACGACCAGACCGTCTCCGTGACAATCCCCTCACGCGTCGACCTCGAACTCGAAGTCGAACGCGAGTACGACGAGTACGAATCGGCTGCGGATGCCGACGACGACGGCGACGACGGCGACGACGACGAAGACACCGCAACCGACACCGACGACCTCCGTGTTGCCACCGCCGAATTCGAGATCGAACTCGAGTGGGAGGAGCCAGCCGACGAGGTGAGTGTGCGGATCGAGGAGAGAGTGGCTGGTGAGGACGAGGTGGCGGGATCGGGCGGCGGGGATAGTGAGGGTGGTGAAGGCGGTGAAGGCGGTGAAGATAGCGAGGCGCTCGGAGAGACCGGTAGCGGCGAAAGAGAGGGCGAGGAGTCGGAACACGGGCAGGGGCGAGAGCAAGAGTCGGAACAGGACGCAGAATCAGAACCAGAACCGGTAGTCCTCTCGCCGGGCGGAACAACTTCATCGTCCGATAACGACGGTGAGGCGGACGACACGGTCGATCCATCGCCAGCGACCGACACCGGCCGAACGAGTCGCTTCGAGGTCTACCAGGACCGCGCGGACGAGTGGCGCTGGCGACTGGTTCACTGGAACGGCAATATAATCGCCGACAGTGGCGAGGGATACACCTCTCGGGCGAACGCCGAGCGTGCCGTTCGCGGAGTCCGACGGGCGGTTCCGACTGCGACGCTCGTCGAGACTGACGGCTGA